The genome window CGGTTGGATAGGTCAGCCATTGTTGCTTCGATATTTTGTAGGGTTTCTGGCCACATAAGGAAAACGTCACAGTGTTCGGCACATAGATTCCTTGCATCTTCTGATATTCCTCCGAAATAGAGTAGGGGTCCACCATTTTGTTGGTAGGATTTTACAGGATCTGATGGGAGATGAATATTATAATATTTGCCTTCGAATCGAATCTCTTCTTGATTCCAGCCTTGTTTTAGAATTTCGATTACTTCTCTAGATTTATTGTATCTGGTCTCACTGTCTGATTTGGTTCCAGGAAGATCAGATGAGATAATATTGATAGTAAGTCTTCCTTGTAGAATATGATCTAAAGTGGAAATTGCTCGAGCAAGCATTGGAGGGTGAACTTCTCCGCATCGAAGTGCTGTAAGAAGCGAAATATTTTTTGTCATGGGAGCAACTGCAGATGCGAAACTTAGAACATCCATTCCCACTTGGTAAGAAGAGGGTAATAAAATATTTCCAAATCCCAATTCGTCAGCTTTGAGTAAAATATTTTTACAATTTTCAAAGCTACTTCTGTATTTGCCGTCCATTTCCCCGAGGAATTCATAATCCCCATTGCAAAGATCACAAAACCATGCAATCTCTGCTGCAAATTCTTCAGTTCGAATATTTATTTTCTTACTCATAGATTATAGTTCTCCAATAGAATGGAATAGATATTGAGAATTGATTTAAAAATCGCAAATGTCTATCGAATCCAATTTAATTTTTGTCCAATTCTCTGATTAGGTAAAATTCTGTTATGAAGAATTGGACAAATCTTATGAATTCCTGCAGACTAATGACTCTAAATCATTAGATAGAAACAAGGTTTTTACGAATGCAAAAATCTCCAAAGTATTCACCAGATAATTTTTCTTTTGCATACATTGCGAAAATACTATTCAATTCTTTTAAGATTGAACCTTCATCAAGATTTTCTTTGAATTTTTTATTTAACCTTGTTCCTAAAAAGTCAGCGCCTAAATGAAGATTGTATTTTCCATAGGCGGTTCCGATCAAACCGATTTCTGCGTTGTAAGGTCTAGCACATCCATTCGGGCAACCTGTCATACGAATTGTGATAGGTTGATCAATCAAATTGTTTTCTGTTAGAAGACCTTCCACTTTTGTCATAAGAAGTGGGAGATATCTCTGTGCTTCTGCTAAGGCAAGGGGGCATGTACTCAGAGCAACGCATGCCATAGAATTCTTTCGAATATGGGAAGTTGCGTCGTTGATTCCGTCTAGTTTGTACTGAGCTAAAATGTCAGATATGAGTGACAGGTCACGTCCTTTCACATCAGAAATAATTACGTTCTGATTGCAGGTGAATCGAAATGATGCTCTTCTAGTTTTAGCTATATCATTTAAGGCAGTCTTGATTTGGAAATCCTTCTTATCAACTACCAATCCATTCTCTACAAATAGTGTATAATGCCAGAGACCTTGGTGATCTTGCGCCCAACCGTATGAGTCTGATCTAGTTTTGAATTCAAATTTTCTTTCTGGTTCAAAATTGAAACCAGTTCTACTTTCAACTTCTTTTTTGAAATTGTCGATTCCCATTCGATCGATTGTATATTTTAATCTTGATAATTTTCGGTCTTCTCGATTACCGAAATCTCTCTGTGTTGTTACAATTTCGTAAACTGCCTTGAGCACTTTGTCTTTTGGCACATAACCAAAGATAGATGCAAGTCGTGGATAGGTACTTACATTGCCATGAGTGGTTCCAAGTCCACCACCTGCGTTCACATTGTATCCGATGATTGCTCCGTTTTCTTCAATAGCTACAAGTCCAATATCATTGGTATATATATCTACATCGTTCCAAGGTGGAATCGCGATTCCAATTTTGAATTTTCGAGGAAGATAAACATCTCGATAGAGTGGGTCGTCTTCGGTTTTTTCTGCTAATTTATTCTCGTCAAGCCAGATCTCATAATAGGCACGAGTTTTAGGAAGCAGTAGACGACTGATTTCATTTGCTAACTTATTAATTTCTGTATGATGTTTTGAACTTGCTGGATGAGCGGTTGTTGTAACGTTTCGATTGACATCACCGCAAGCCGCAATGGAATCAAGAAAGACTTCATTGAAAGCCTTGATCGTCGGTTTTAAGTTAGATTTGATTATACCATGTAATTGAATCGTTTGTCTGGTTGTTATCTTGATTGTACCTGTTGAATATTTACCAGCGATCGATTGGGCTTTCTCCCAATGAGTTGGACCAATCATTCCACCAGGAATCCTCATGCGAATCATAAAAGTATAATGTTTATCTAGCTTCTTTTCTTCTCGTTCTAGACGTTTATCACGATCATCTTGTTGATAGATTCCGTGAAATTTGATAAGCAATTGATCTAGATCACGAAGCGAACCTGTATGTTCATCTTTTAGGCTATCACTTAGACTTCCACGTAAACCATTGCTAAGTCTTTTTGCTTTTTCTGCGACTGTTTCTTTCGGGGTAGCGTCTGCCATGAATTCTAATAAACGTCCTTTTTGTATCTTCCAGTTTCAATCAAATTGTCTAAATATTTTTTTGCATCAATTTTGCCTAGCTGTCTCGCTCTATGAATAATCTCAATTAGAGTATCATCGACATCCTTACTCATTGGATCTTTAGATCCACAGATATAGAGAATTGCTCCAGATTCGATCCATTCAAATAATTCTTTACCATTTTCTCTAATCTTATCTTGAACATAAACTTTCTTATCACTGTCTCTGGAAAAGGCAGTATTGAATTTGGATAACACTCCACTATCAAAAAATTCCAATAGTTCAGTTTGGTACAAAAAGTCCAAAGAGAAATGACGATTCCCGAAGAATAGCCAGTTTTTGCCAGTATGACCCAAAGCTTCTCTTTCAAAAAGAAAGGATCGAAATGGAGCAATTCCCGTTCCTGGACCAATCATAATAATATCAGCATTGGATTCTGGAATTCGGAAATTATTATTTTTCTGAATTTTGAATTCAACTGAGCTTCCTTCAACAAATTGAAATAAAAATCCAGTACAGAGTCCCTTATAATTTCTTTTGGATGCGTTAATATCTACATCCGCAACGGTTATATGAACTTCGTTCTTGCCATGTGCTTCCGGTGAAGAAGAAATTGAATAGTATCTTGGTGTGATTGGTTCCAGTAAATCAACTACAGCCTGTCTATCAATGGACTCATGCGGAAGATACTCCTCTAGTAAATCAATTAGATCCAGTCTCTCATCTGGCAGTTTTCTTAGAGTGAGATTTTCATAGGCAGTGAGAACACGTTTCGGTAGAAATCGAATCGAGATTTTATTCTCAAAAGCATCCAATGCTTGGATACTATTGCCTTTCCATTGGATTGTTTGATCAGGAGAAAATTTTAAAAGTTTTAAAATCGAGCTAACAGTGGCTAGATCATTCTTTGGTATGATGCCAACGCTATCTCCTGGAAGATAATCAATATCAGTCTCAGATTGGATTTCAATATGGCGAATTTCTTTTCCGCTTTTTGCATCAGTTAAGTTGATGGATTGGCTGATTTTACCTAAATAAAAATTCTTATTTTTGGGAGCATTTGCTTGAGGAATCGATTGTTGAGAAATACCATTGTTGCCATTCCCATTTTGGTTTCCATTTCCGTTTGCAAAATTGCTTGCCACATAATTCCCGTTTGCTTCGTTTTCTTGCGCATGGGTTGCTTGCTGCATTACAGCTCCAACACCAACGGCAGATTTTATACCGGACTGTAAAGATTCGATAAGACTTGTAGACCATGCATTAGCAGTTTCTTCATAGTCCACATCACAGAGTCCAAGATCATGAATTCGCACAGCATTTGCTTTGCTCAAATACTGATCAATGTCTTTACCAGTTTGGCAAAATAGTGGATAGGATGAATCCCCTAGCGCAAGTACTGAGAATTTTAAATGGCTCAAATTTTTATCTAACTTAGATAATGCAGTGTGGAAACTACGAGCTGCTTCTGGAGGTTCGCCGTCTCCATGTGTGCTAATGATTGTTACTAGAAGTTCTTCTTTGCTTAAGTCGTCTACTTTGTATTGGCTTGTACTTGATACTTTTGTTTTGAGACCGAGACCTTTTAATTGATTCTGAACTTGCGATGCAATTTTTTTCGAGTTACCCGTTTCGGTTCCGTAAACTATAGTCGCAGTCTTAGGCAATGTAAAAGATTGA of Leptospira sp. GIMC2001 contains these proteins:
- a CDS encoding LLM class flavin-dependent oxidoreductase — its product is MSKKINIRTEEFAAEIAWFCDLCNGDYEFLGEMDGKYRSSFENCKNILLKADELGFGNILLPSSYQVGMDVLSFASAVAPMTKNISLLTALRCGEVHPPMLARAISTLDHILQGRLTINIISSDLPGTKSDSETRYNKSREVIEILKQGWNQEEIRFEGKYYNIHLPSDPVKSYQQNGGPLLYFGGISEDARNLCAEHCDVFLMWPETLQNIEATMADLSNRANQFNRNLDYGLRIHMIVRETEKEAREYANRLMSKLDMNKGQEIKSRSLDSKSLGVIRQDELRKNSDSDGFIEENIWSGIGLVRSGCGSAIVGDPDQVLAKIKKYMDLGIRSFIFSGYPLNGEIDYVSQYILPKIQKIKLSEVQKRTPNLNEIPITPLTNGVRK
- a CDS encoding NADPH-dependent assimilatory sulfite reductase hemoprotein subunit; translation: MADATPKETVAEKAKRLSNGLRGSLSDSLKDEHTGSLRDLDQLLIKFHGIYQQDDRDKRLEREEKKLDKHYTFMIRMRIPGGMIGPTHWEKAQSIAGKYSTGTIKITTRQTIQLHGIIKSNLKPTIKAFNEVFLDSIAACGDVNRNVTTTAHPASSKHHTEINKLANEISRLLLPKTRAYYEIWLDENKLAEKTEDDPLYRDVYLPRKFKIGIAIPPWNDVDIYTNDIGLVAIEENGAIIGYNVNAGGGLGTTHGNVSTYPRLASIFGYVPKDKVLKAVYEIVTTQRDFGNREDRKLSRLKYTIDRMGIDNFKKEVESRTGFNFEPERKFEFKTRSDSYGWAQDHQGLWHYTLFVENGLVVDKKDFQIKTALNDIAKTRRASFRFTCNQNVIISDVKGRDLSLISDILAQYKLDGINDATSHIRKNSMACVALSTCPLALAEAQRYLPLLMTKVEGLLTENNLIDQPITIRMTGCPNGCARPYNAEIGLIGTAYGKYNLHLGADFLGTRLNKKFKENLDEGSILKELNSIFAMYAKEKLSGEYFGDFCIRKNLVSI
- a CDS encoding diflavin oxidoreductase, which translates into the protein MKRNVKNEFKELVRISTPNDRFWMSGYLDAVIEEDPDTIELPRITQEKDSSRVLETAQKNIQKTEYMSMAENIQAQPQSQVLQTAIVNPSINISAGNPAQSFTLPKTATIVYGTETGNSKKIASQVQNQLKGLGLKTKVSSTSQYKVDDLSKEELLVTIISTHGDGEPPEAARSFHTALSKLDKNLSHLKFSVLALGDSSYPLFCQTGKDIDQYLSKANAVRIHDLGLCDVDYEETANAWSTSLIESLQSGIKSAVGVGAVMQQATHAQENEANGNYVASNFANGNGNQNGNGNNGISQQSIPQANAPKNKNFYLGKISQSINLTDAKSGKEIRHIEIQSETDIDYLPGDSVGIIPKNDLATVSSILKLLKFSPDQTIQWKGNSIQALDAFENKISIRFLPKRVLTAYENLTLRKLPDERLDLIDLLEEYLPHESIDRQAVVDLLEPITPRYYSISSSPEAHGKNEVHITVADVDINASKRNYKGLCTGFLFQFVEGSSVEFKIQKNNNFRIPESNADIIMIGPGTGIAPFRSFLFEREALGHTGKNWLFFGNRHFSLDFLYQTELLEFFDSGVLSKFNTAFSRDSDKKVYVQDKIRENGKELFEWIESGAILYICGSKDPMSKDVDDTLIEIIHRARQLGKIDAKKYLDNLIETGRYKKDVY